The Ahaetulla prasina isolate Xishuangbanna chromosome 7, ASM2864084v1, whole genome shotgun sequence genome segment ACCACGCAAAAATAAAGATCAAGGTCTGGTCTGCGAAACCTACAAGGCCGGGCAGCCCGGTtaatccaccaccaccccgcttcCCCGGTGCGAAAGCTTCTGGGAAGTCGACGGGCCCCGTTTGGCTCCCTTCACTCTCccgaaaggagaggaaggtcgaTCCCAGGGCAACTGCCCCGAGAGAAGGAAGAACAGCTCGCCGGTTCGAGTCCCGGGTTTGGTGGTGGGGGAAAAGCCCCAAATTGAGCGGGGATTCGCTTCCAAGCAACGCCAGGCTCGGGCATCAAAGGGCAAAAAGGCGATCCGTCCTTCAGATGGCCGGAAAAGGAtttaataaaacaacaaaaaccgggaaatatttttcccccccctgAACGGAGCCTTCGTATGGCGAAGCAGCCCATCCGGCCGTCTCCGGCGCTCCTTCCGCGGACCAAGGGAGCCAAGGAAGGTGTATTACCATCCGCGGCAGGTCGCTTCCTCGGGCCGGAGCTGAGGGTTAACGCGGCCCCGTCTTTCTGCTGCTGTTGCTGAGGCTCCGGTTCGGGCTCCTGCTCCGTCGGTGCCTGAACGCAGCGAAGCCCCCTGGGCGGCGAGCGGTCTCCGTTGAGCTCCAGGCGCCGTTCTCGgccgtcaaccttgggccgggcccCGCCGAGCCGCGGGGGGCGGCTGTAGAAATCGGGCAGAGCCGCCCGGTCCAGCGCCTGCCACTCGAAGCGGCCCTCCAGGGGCTGCCCGCGCCGAAAGTCGAAGTTCCACCGTCTCCGGCTGGTCTCTTCCAGGTGGCGGCTCTGGTCTTGCCACTCGCGCGCCAGCTCCTGCCGGTCGACGGGGCCGAAGAGGCAGCGGCAAGCCGAAGGTTTGGGACCGTCCGCCGGCCGGCCTTCCATCCGTTCCAGGGTCGGGCTCCCATTCGAGACACGCACTTTCGACATGGCCCGCCGCGCAGCCGGCCACGGCGCTAAGGCGGCGGCGGGTGAGGGGCTCGGCGTCCCGctccggggaggaggaggaggaggagaaggcgacGGCGACGGCGGGCGGCCTTTCCGCTGGACCCAGGCGAGGAAGCGCTTCCCGGGGGGACAGCGCGCAGCAACCCTGCTGGCCGGAGCCTCGCATAAGCCGGGGTCGGCTGGAGGGAAGGCGGGCAGCGGGACGGCCGGCGACGGAGCACCGAGCGCGGTtccgaaaaataataataataataataattttttaaaaaaaatcccagccgCGCGGGGAGCCACTGAGAAGCCGccgctgttgctgttgctgctgctggagCGCTCTCCGCAGGTCCCGacaggagccgccgccgccgcaaacgacGACGACGAGAGAAAAAGCGCCGGCCAGACGCCCGAGCCccggcggggaggaggaggaggaagaggaggaggacttgtTTTTGCTCCGGGCGACGGGCGGAAGAAGCTTCGCCGGAGCTCCCGCGGCTAGGAAAGGAGCCccgaggaaaagagggaaggagggagggagggaccgaGGGCGCCTTCTCCGGCCCCCCTGCCCAATATGGCGATTGAAAGGGAGGctgacggggagagagagagaggcgaatGATTGACACGGCTCGTCTATTTAAATAGAGGCGGCGCGCCATTGGCCCGGGGAGTGGGCGCCGCCCCGGCGCAACGCTCGGCGCTCGCTCCCGCCCCAGACGGCTTTAAAGGTGGCGCGGGgtagtgcgtgcgtgcgtgcgcgcGCGCGTCGGTGCTGGAGGCACCCAGGGCTGCCCTTTCCCGGGTGGCAGCTCGCCCGCTGAGTttcaacgggggggggggcaggggtgggggacGACAGCCGGGAAGGGCTTCCCGTTGCCGGCCGGTGGCCTTCGGCTGGTCGCTGTGGGTCAGCCCGCGGTCCTGAGAggcctggtcttttttttttttttttttggaaggaaagttggtgggggaggaggaagctTCTGGCGGTACTTCGCACAGCCCGGCGCTGCGGTTGGCAAAAAAAAAGCAGGTGGGTGAGACGGAGGAGGTCCCTGGAGTGgatccccccctccttccttgaCTCTTCATCCGTGGACCCAGTGAAGTGTCTGGCTGTCCCCACCCGCCCCCGCAGGTGGCAGGTTGCGCCGGTCTCCTGGAAGGCCCCAGAACAGCAGCCCTTTCCCGGCAGGAGTCCTGCTTCGGGTTCTAtatcgggtctccaaccttggcaactttaagcctggaggacttcaactcccagaaagcctcagccagcaaagctggctggggcattctgggagttgaagtcctccaggcttaaagttgccaaggttggagatccctgttctatatTGCTTGCATGTATCTAGAGAAAcctatacagaatagaatagaatagaattttattggccaagtgtgattgggcacacaaggaatttgtcttggtgcataggctctcgctgtacataaaggaaaagataccttcatcaaggtacaacacttaacaacacttaatgatagtcgtagggtacaaatttaacatttaatgatacaacacttaatggtacaaataagcaagcaggaaacaatatcaatataaatcataaggattgccagcaacaaagttacagtcatacagtcataaatggaaagagatgggtgatgggaacgatgagaagattaatagtagtgcagatttagtaaatagtttgacagtgttgagggaattatttgtttagcagagtgacggcgttggggggggggaaaacttgtgtctagttgttcttgtgtctagttctggtgtgcagtgctctgtagcgtcgttttgagatattttcacggccctcttcttgattcgtgcagtatacaggtcctcaaaggaaggcaagttggtagcaattgttttttctgtggtTCTAATGCTGTGTAAGGGTAGATTTTTGTGCAGCTTCTTTGTTTTTGTCTTAAGGTGgttgttttctctctcttaagCTATGATTGGTGGCTTAGCATGGTGTGAACCCAGAAAACCAATCTCTCTCttgccctaaaccaggggtctccaaccttggcaacgttaagcctggaggacttcaactcccataattcaggGACTTGAATTCCTCcaggcttaatgttgccaaggttggagacccctgccctaaactgtCATTAAGGAAATACTGTTTCTAACTTGCTTCTCCTTCATCTAAGCCAGGATGTGTCTAAAATCATCTCGCTACAAGGAAGTCAGAAGGAAACTACATTGTCACCTGGCCCTCCCTTCCCCACCTTTGCATGTCTGGATCCAGTCCTAGCagatggaagaaaggagagagtttCCAGTTACAattttgcttgccacaaagtCCTTCTTTCTTTAATGGGGATACCTTGTTTCAATCCATAGAAACAGATCCCAGAGAGGATACATTGGGGAAGGAGCTGATCAGAATGTCTTTGGGTAGTAGATCCAGGTGTTCCTTTTACACCGAGGTAGAGACACATGTACATCACTTCGGAGTGTGGGTCATACTTAGTTGCTTTTGGGTTTCATCTGTTGGACCCCTGTTTGACAAATGTTGCATTAGATGATGATTTCTAGGTGTCAAGTGGTAGACAGTTTCTGCCTTTCAGGATCAACCATCAACATTAAAGGAAATGGCAGGTAAGAAATACCACAAACTAGCATTTGATAGAGCAGTAGATAGgccttgaaaaaaaatatattcaggtGCAGAGACATgtcacagtagtggccaaaattgtggaaatcatttggggaaagtgtattttctaaaactagctaataccaccacttttttttttttgcgcagtactataaaattatatatcaatggaaagataatttaatcaggagtgtaatgcaataacttttatgaaggatttgctaatagaatagcagttacagtataaagaagaaaagtgaatcaCGTAGGAAAAAACgagagatacaaaaattatcaccatagaaaacgagatatgcaaaaattatcgccatgtcagttaatacttagttgggtaatctttagcatgaatgacggccttacaacatcttcccatggagtgaaccaagtcttttagttctgcagctcttacaatgtgaaaccaagattgaatgattgcttctattaactgggttttattgctgagttTTATTGACTAACAACTTCCGTtaatcggctccatagattttcaattgggtgaaggtctgggctattcccaggccattccagtagtagaatatgattatcttgaaactcaaaaaaaaaaaaaagtggtgttattagccatcagacctcaaaaatacacttttctcaaaaggtttccacaattttggccactactgtaccgtATAACAACCAAAACAGTGCAGAGAGTAGTGTTACCTGTTGCCGTTCTATGGAAGCAAACGTTGGACATTAaaaaagaagggacaggaaagataTTGTGGCTTTTGAACGTTGGTGTTGGAGAATATTGTCGGCAGCCAAGAAAGCAAATTTATGGATCACTGAACCAATCAATCCGGAGTTCCCACCAGAGGCACAAATGATTAtcctattttggacacattatgcaaagatctaGCCCTTTGGAGAATGCTTTGGtgctggaaaaggaaggaagaatgaagaaATGGACAACCAGCAGTGGATGGTATCAACTATGCAAGTACCATTAggagatctagagcaggggtctccagccttggcaactttaacatttgtggacttcaactcccagaattcctcaggctgaggaactctgagagttgaagtccacaagtcttaaagttgccaaggttggagacccctgatctaaaggatcTGTTTGGAAAGGGATCCTTCTGTCTGCAGTTGCTAGGATTCTACATCAATGTGATGGCATATATATCAAAAACTATATAACGTTGGGGAAATATAacgataatccttgacttattaccataattgagcccagaattatggtcataagtcatgttgGTAGGTAAGTAGATCACTGTAAATGGATTGCTGCTGTGCCTGATTTTACAGCTGTGTTTGTGGTGATTGTGAAGCGAATACTATGATATTAAGTGAACTCATTGAACTCGatgggcttttttctttttttctttgctagaaaccagaaataaatgcaaaaaaatttctggcaaaaatgtattttttttttcctggcagaaaTCATTTTCAGTCACAACCATGTGACCAGGGAATGGACCTAGATGTgggccaattgccaagtgccgcACATTCATTCACATATGTGGTGTGGGAGTGGTAGCTAGCCATCAGTACTTCAAAACTTGATCTTAATAAGTTCTGAGGAAACCAGCCATAACTTTGAATCGGTCGTACCTTGAGGACTAtaatttaacacattcttcaaatGAATAGGAAAATGTCGAAAAGTGTTTCTAATGTGCGCAATGACTCATTCAAAatacgatttgcttaacaaccaccctatttgcttaatgaccaccccTCCAAAATTGGATCAGATCATGTGCTGCcttaacttataaccacaatgacTTAATGACTAAATCTGGACTCAACAgcagtcgtaagttgaagacatgTACAGGGACTTGTAAGGCCATTAGAAAgctgtttttttaaaggatttaccTATTTGAATTTGCAAACATTTGGATGACTGCTAGAGGGCAGAGGAGAATTGGGGTTCATGTGGCTCTGCACTGCCCCCTGAAGGTCATCCCAGTCCTTGCAGCCAGTCATTTTAGAGCAGCCCTTTCAAGAGGCGGATTGTTTTCAAATGAACTAACAATGATCTCTCCAGTTGCTgtattttctttcccctttttatttttaattttgcaacAGTTCTGTATTCTACCTGTAATGATAGTTTACTAACCTTCTCAAGAGGGCCCTGGGGTTAGAAGTCTTCAGAAGGCCCGATGTAAAATATTGCATGCCTGTCTCTGGACAGACACTGGCAGAATATGGAGGCCTTAACCATTTTTCATTCCATCTGCAGAACCATATGAGGGAAaaggtctaaggcaggggtctgcaaacttggcaacttttaaggcttgtggacttcaactcccagagttctccagccggcatagctggctggagaattctgggagttggagtccacaactcttaaatttgccaagtttgaagacctctggtctaaggtGACAAATGGCTCTGAGATCTGTGTATATTTAACCATCCAAGTCCGTTCAAAAAAATGAACACCCCCCAcctgcccccccacccgccccccaCTCCTGAAGGCAAATAAGAGGATCCATGAAATTAAAACTCACCATGAGATTTTAATTAAAACCCCGTCCCTGCCTTGCAGTCCAGGAAGCTGAACTTTAGCTAGTTTGTTATTGCTGCTGCAGGGATGAGAAGAAAATGATTGACACCCGATGTCCCATTTGGAAACATCTTTTGCGTTCTTTGATCTTGCCTATTCCAGAAGTTGTTGAAATAAAGTCCTAGTGCTTAATATTCCAGTCCGACTCTCAGTGATCTGGAAGAAAGCCCACTGTATCTAGTGTCATATCATGTGTCAtgttctttttgcattttttgcTTGTATCGCAATGGATGCATTTGCAAAGTGCTAACACATAATACTGTATATCCCTGTACTGTCACTATTGGATGTGGTCACACACCatcagctgtggtggcgcagtggttagaatgcaatactacaggctacttctgctggctacaGTTCGGCAgctcgattctcactggctcaaggttgactcagccttccatccttccgaggtgggtaaaatgaggacccagattgttggaggcaataggctgactctgtaaaccgctttagagagggctgtaaaagcactgtgaagcggtatataactctaagtgctattgctataaatataagatatataacttgaaagagccatggtggcacagtggttcgaatgcagtattgcaggctgactctgcccactgccaggcgtTCGATCCTGATGGAGCTCATGCTTGACtcggacttccatccttccaaggtcgataaaatgaggacccagattgttgggtgcagtgggctgactctgtaaaaccgcttagagagggctggaaagcactgtgaaacggtataaaagtcttaagtgctattgctattacctgcTCAGTTTGAGAGTCGAACTCATTACGGATTCCTCAAGCTCACGCCTTttgttcttaaaactgcccagcgaATCAGAAACGGGAAGCATAAGGACAATCCCATTGTGTATGTTCAGACCTCTGGGTGCCGTTGACTTACCAGGTAAGGATTTAAGGTTCATGGGCATTCTGCATATTCGCTGTTCCTGGGTATGAAAACAATCAGAACGAACAGAGAATTTGCTTGCCTTGTTGGGTAATTTGTTTAAGACCAGTCACCTCTTCGAAGGGGAAGTCCCTTGTTGCTCAAACAGTCACAGTCTAGATTAAGAGATAAAACTGTCTGGTTGGAAACACTTGTAATCTGGACTCTGGAACACTCAGTGACAGGGATACCCTTGTTCCTGGctctgctgctgctactactagcGTACAGAACATCCGATTCTTAATACTGCTAGGGTCACAAATGGAACAAAACGGTTTCTACTTACTTGCATGGCGGTTATTTGAAGTGAGCCCCCACCGAGGGACTTGCATCGAAGTCTGGTGAAGTGATGCACTTGCAAGATCAGTCTGCAAATGCCACCCCAATTGCGCCTCATCCGAAGAACTTGTTAGGAATACAGCCTAACAAGGCTGTATATTAAGGATAATTTTTCCCTCTGCGGTATTATGTATTATCTCTAATTAAATGTATACACCATCCCCCTCTCACTGTCAGGCAGCACTGTGTGGCTTGTAATATAAAAGCAGAGATAGAAACATTAacataagtaccatatttttcagagtataagacgctctggagtataagagcacccggaagctccaactggtccagaatgcagccgtgcgggtgatagagggagcacctcgtggctcccatataacacctctcctgcgcaggctgcactggcttccggtggtctttcgggtgcaattcaaggtgttggttaccacctttaaagcgctccatggcttaggaccgggctatttacggaaccgcctactgccacaaacagcctcccaccgacctgtgcgctcccacaggaagggcctccttggggtgccgttggtgaaacaatgttgactggcgacccccaggggtagggccttttctgtgggggctcctgccctctggaacgagctgcctccggggcttcgccaactccccgaccttcggaccttccgccgtgagctgaagactctcttattccatcgagctgggctagcctgattaagtaattttaaatggggttttagttttttgtattagttagttttttaatatttttggccactatttatataaatttttagtctgtttttaatgtgtatttattgtatcttttaaattggctgttaaccgccctgagtccttcgggagaagggcggtatacaaatgcaattaataaataaataaaataaataagacacacgttagtttttggggaggaaaatgagaaaaaaattctgcctctgcctcccagcatccatcggtattcatctggctagtgtccttgcagcaaatagcaaatagcctggtcagcttcagcacgttatcgcagcctgatgcagcatgagcagctgattggtgggtggatgggcctccggaataccaccaatcagctgttccaggctgcagcatgcagaggccaaaaacgtgatgcccggaggccaaaaacagctgaagggtgggggccagca includes the following:
- the CDKN1B gene encoding cyclin-dependent kinase inhibitor 1B; this encodes MSKVRVSNGSPTLERMEGRPADGPKPSACRCLFGPVDRQELAREWQDQSRHLEETSRRRWNFDFRRGQPLEGRFEWQALDRAALPDFYSRPPRLGGARPKVDGRERRLELNGDRSPPRGLRCVQAPTEQEPEPEPQQQQQKDGAALTLSSGPRKRPAADDSSPPSKRANTTEEISEDPSEDPPMASSEEQTPKKTPSPKRCQT